One segment of Phragmites australis chromosome 13, lpPhrAust1.1, whole genome shotgun sequence DNA contains the following:
- the LOC133888476 gene encoding general transcription and DNA repair factor IIH subunit TFB2: MPQVMVVARNFMDMVAALPAAKLDMLYDSAFICEAVLRSLPPLAKKYALQMLFVLTPVAAAAMEEWVLDEYAAKHRVAIDRLLQLRVFLEVHDRRKEVSYKMNQKFQGNMQKYLVDGGSLPREPILSSVTGRLPASADLEGYAIEQWECFLLQLINSSQVERGTSFSSSMMKTFQRGLLSSRDGEAPKLTENGFQFLLMETNAQLWYIMREYISSAEERGVDPTELISFLLELSFHKLGAAYSLNTLTDVQKIAIRDLAELGLVKLQQGRKDSWFIPTKLATDLSASLSDSSSSKEGFVVVETNFRMYAYSTSKLHCEILRLFSRVEYQLPNLIVGAITKESIYGAFENGITAEQIISFLQQNAHPRVADKIPTVPENVTDQIRLWETDRNRIEMIPSHLYEDFPSRELFEQCCDHARDSGYLLWEDSKKMKLIVRGEFHPEMREFLRRQR; the protein is encoded by the exons ATGCCACAGGTGATGGTAGTGGCGAGGAACTTCATGGACATGGTGGCTGCGCTGCCTGCCGCCAAGCTTGACATGCTCTATGACTCCGCCTTCATCTGTGAGGCTGTACTCAG GTCACTCCCTCCACTGGCGAAGAAGTATGCACTGCAGATGCTGTTCGTATTGACACCGGTGGCCGCTGCAGCTATGGAAGAGTGGGTGCTTGATGAATACGCCGCCAAGCACAGGGTCGCCATTGATAGGCTGCTCCAGCTCAGGGTCTTTCTTGAAGTGCATGATAG ACGAAAGGAGGTGAGCTACAAGATGAACCAAAAGTTCCAGGGTAACATGCAGAAGTATTTGGTTGATGG TGGAAGTTTACCAAGGGAACCGATACTATCAAGTGTCACTGGTAGATTGCCTGCTTCAGCTGATCTAGAAGGCTATGCTATTGAGCAGTGGGAG TGCTTCTTGCTGCAATTGATCAACTCGTCTCAAGTCGAAAGGGGGACAAGTTTCAGCTCATCCATGATGAAAACATTTCAGCGAGGTCTTCTGAGTTCAAG GGATGGTGAAGCTCCAAAGTTAACTGAGAATGGCTTCCAATTTCTT CTGATGGAGACAAATGCACAACTTTGGTACATAATGAGAGAATACATTTCATCTGCAGAG GAACGTGGAGTGGACCCTACAGAGTTGATATCATTTCTTTTGGAACTTAGTTTTCATAAATTGGGAGCG GCTTATAGCTTGAATACTCTGACTGATGTCCAAAAAATTGCCATTAGGGATCTTGCGGAGTTGGGATTAGTCAAACTGCAgcag GGTCGAAAGGATAGCTGGTTCATACCTACGAAATTGGCCACAGATCTCTCAGCAAGCTTGTCTGATTCATCATCCAGCAAAGAG GGTTTTGTGGTTGTTGAGACAAACTTTAGAATGTATGCATACTCTACGTCGAAATTGCATTGTGAAATTCTACGCCTTTTTTCAAG GGTGGAGTATCAACTTCCAAACCTCATCGTGGGAGCTATTACAAAAGAAAGTATATATGGTGCTTTTGAGAATGGAATCACTGCTGAACAG ATAATTTCATTTCTTCAGCAAAATGCTCATCCTCGTGTTGCTGACAAGATACCTACTGTCCCAGAGAATGTGACAGATCAG ATTAGACTGTGGGAAACCGACCGTAACAGGATTGAGATGATCCCGTCACATTTATATGAAGATTTTCCTAGCAGG GAATTATTTGAACAATGCTGTGATCATGCAAGGGACAGCGGATACTTGCTATGGGAGGACTCGAAGAAAATGAAACTGATCGTACGAGGGGAATTCCACCCTGAAATGAGGGAGTTCCTCCGCaggcaaagatga
- the LOC133888475 gene encoding bystin-like isoform X1 produces the protein MAGKKRKSASDKQPKHRLPLGADADAVADASKRRRSGATKQHQADEEASIPSSLSAKILREARKQQQEEMLADSSDEGPSAAADGPSASSSFPVRTADDEEEDVDEFDGFEALSEYDGGEVEINEEDEKALAAFMSKDNAAELTLGDIILQKIREKDAEVSTDGRPRVKLDNSIVELYKEVGKFLSRYTSGKIPKAFKRIPSLECWADVLQLTEPENWSPNAVYQATRLFSSNMNTKNAERFYEAILLPRVRNDIRQNKRLHFALYQSLKKSLYKPAAFNKGILLPLCRGRDCTLREAVIIGSIIQKVSIPFLHASVALVKLAEMEYCGTTSYFIKLFLDKKYALPYRALDAVLAHFMRFLDDGRIMPVIWHQSLLAFVERYKNELEKKDKEKLARLLDHQKHYLVTPEIRRELQSSCNRGENCISMQIYILALHAFVIIFCLCYIQLNGKSYVKICAIEYSDAYCLLYSFLNIFSYRHQFL, from the exons ATGGCGGGGAAGAAGCGCAAGTCCGCCTCCGATAAGCAGCCGAAGCACCGCCTCCCTCTgggcgccgacgccgacgcggtCGCCGATGCCTCGAAGCGCCGCCGCTCGGGCGCCACCAAGCAGCACCAGGCGGATGAGGAGGCGTCCATTCCTTCCTCCCTCAGCGCCAAGATCCTCCGCGAGGCGCgcaagcagcagcaggaggagatGCTCGCCGACTCCAGCGACGAGGGACCCTCAGCCGCTGCCGACGGGCCGTCCGCATCCTCGTCGTTCCCCGTCCGCACCGCGGATGACGAAGAGGAGGACGTCGACGAGTTCGACGGATTTGAAGCGCTGAGCGAGTACGACGGCGGCGAG GTGGAGATCAACGAGGAGGACGAGAAGGCTCTCGCTGCCTTCATGTCAAAGGACAATGCTGCTGAGCTCACACTGGGTGATATCATTCTCCAGAAGATAAGAGAGAAGGATGCCGAGGTCTCAACGG ATGGACGGCCTCGTGTGAAATTGGACAACAGCATTGTTGAGCTTTATAAAGA GGTTGGGAAGTTCTTAAGCCGATACACAAGTGGCAAAATTCCAAAAGCTTTCAAGCGCATACCATCATTGGAGTGCTGGGCAGATGTGCTGCAGCTAACTGAGCCAGAGAATTGGTCTCCTAATGCAGTTTATCAAGCGACACGGCTATTCTCATCAAACATGAACACGAAGAACGCTGAACGATTCTATGAAGCCATTTTGCTTCCTCGTGTTCGTAATGACATAAGGCAGAACAAGAGACTGCATTTTGCGCTCTACCAGTCTCTGAAAAAGTCACTTTATAAGCCTGCAGCTTTTAACAAGGGAATTTTGCTGCCACTCTGTCGG GGAAGGGATTGCACTCTCCGTGAAGCAGTAATTATTGGAAGTATTATCCAGAAAGTCTCCATTCCTTTTCTCCACGCAAG TGTAGCGTTAGTGAAACTAGCAGAGATGGAATACTGTGGTACTACTAG TTACTTTATCAAGCTATTTCTAGATAAGAAATATGCTTTGCCATATCGTGCACTTGATGCAGTGCTTGCTCACTTCATGCGGTTTCTTGATGACGGAAGGATCATGCCTGTTATATGGCATCAATCACTGCTTGCATTTGTGGAAAG ATACAAGAATGAGTTAGAGAAAAAGGATAAGGAGAAACTTGCACGTTTGTTGGATCACCAGAAGCACTATTTG GTTACTCCAGAAATTCGGAGAGAACTTCAGAGCAGCTGCAACAGGGGTGAAAATTGTATCAGTATGCAGATTTATATCCTTGCATTGCATGCTTTTGTTATAATCTTTTGCTTGTGTTATATTCAGTTGAACGGAAAGAGTTATGTCAAGATTTGTGCAATTGAATATTCTGATGCTTACTGCTTATTATAca GTTTCCTTAACATTTTTTCTTACCGTCACCAATTTCTGTGA
- the LOC133888475 gene encoding bystin-like isoform X2 has protein sequence MAGKKRKSASDKQPKHRLPLGADADAVADASKRRRSGATKQHQADEEASIPSSLSAKILREARKQQQEEMLADSSDEGPSAAADGPSASSSFPVRTADDEEEDVDEFDGFEALSEYDGGEVEINEEDEKALAAFMSKDNAAELTLGDIILQKIREKDAEVSTDGRPRVKLDNSIVELYKEVGKFLSRYTSGKIPKAFKRIPSLECWADVLQLTEPENWSPNAVYQATRLFSSNMNTKNAERFYEAILLPRVRNDIRQNKRLHFALYQSLKKSLYKPAAFNKGILLPLCRGRDCTLREAVIIGSIIQKVSIPFLHASVALVKLAEMEYCGTTSYFIKLFLDKKYALPYRALDAVLAHFMRFLDDGRIMPVIWHQSLLAFVERYKNELEKKDKEKLARLLDHQKHYLVTPEIRRELQSSCNRGENCISMQISSPISVITKPIEEDRWDVPNVPMEED, from the exons ATGGCGGGGAAGAAGCGCAAGTCCGCCTCCGATAAGCAGCCGAAGCACCGCCTCCCTCTgggcgccgacgccgacgcggtCGCCGATGCCTCGAAGCGCCGCCGCTCGGGCGCCACCAAGCAGCACCAGGCGGATGAGGAGGCGTCCATTCCTTCCTCCCTCAGCGCCAAGATCCTCCGCGAGGCGCgcaagcagcagcaggaggagatGCTCGCCGACTCCAGCGACGAGGGACCCTCAGCCGCTGCCGACGGGCCGTCCGCATCCTCGTCGTTCCCCGTCCGCACCGCGGATGACGAAGAGGAGGACGTCGACGAGTTCGACGGATTTGAAGCGCTGAGCGAGTACGACGGCGGCGAG GTGGAGATCAACGAGGAGGACGAGAAGGCTCTCGCTGCCTTCATGTCAAAGGACAATGCTGCTGAGCTCACACTGGGTGATATCATTCTCCAGAAGATAAGAGAGAAGGATGCCGAGGTCTCAACGG ATGGACGGCCTCGTGTGAAATTGGACAACAGCATTGTTGAGCTTTATAAAGA GGTTGGGAAGTTCTTAAGCCGATACACAAGTGGCAAAATTCCAAAAGCTTTCAAGCGCATACCATCATTGGAGTGCTGGGCAGATGTGCTGCAGCTAACTGAGCCAGAGAATTGGTCTCCTAATGCAGTTTATCAAGCGACACGGCTATTCTCATCAAACATGAACACGAAGAACGCTGAACGATTCTATGAAGCCATTTTGCTTCCTCGTGTTCGTAATGACATAAGGCAGAACAAGAGACTGCATTTTGCGCTCTACCAGTCTCTGAAAAAGTCACTTTATAAGCCTGCAGCTTTTAACAAGGGAATTTTGCTGCCACTCTGTCGG GGAAGGGATTGCACTCTCCGTGAAGCAGTAATTATTGGAAGTATTATCCAGAAAGTCTCCATTCCTTTTCTCCACGCAAG TGTAGCGTTAGTGAAACTAGCAGAGATGGAATACTGTGGTACTACTAG TTACTTTATCAAGCTATTTCTAGATAAGAAATATGCTTTGCCATATCGTGCACTTGATGCAGTGCTTGCTCACTTCATGCGGTTTCTTGATGACGGAAGGATCATGCCTGTTATATGGCATCAATCACTGCTTGCATTTGTGGAAAG ATACAAGAATGAGTTAGAGAAAAAGGATAAGGAGAAACTTGCACGTTTGTTGGATCACCAGAAGCACTATTTG GTTACTCCAGAAATTCGGAGAGAACTTCAGAGCAGCTGCAACAGGGGTGAAAATTGTATCAGTATGCAGATTT CGTCACCAATTTCTGTGATCACCAAACCAATTGAAGAGGACAGGTGGGATGTACCGAACGTACCAATGGAGGAAGATTAG
- the LOC133888477 gene encoding uncharacterized protein LOC133888477, whose translation MFSGDWTPPCGSCCTKKYASLVQIPWRVFCKKGCNADGDTWDECIGKCTEICYKDPVLEDRQWSAYIDRSPGQDSYSLECFNACVSGCGFRFDIPAEKVEEIKPNRPSKPPPPEVKRTTNPDSTVSREDVPCTSA comes from the exons ATGTTCTCCGGCGACTGGACGCCGCCGTGCGGGAGCTGCTGCACCAAGAAGTACGCGAGCCTAGTGCAGATCCCAT GGCGGGTGTTCTGCAAGAAGGGGTGCAACGCGGACGGCGACACCTGGGACGAGT GCATAGGTAAATGCACTGAAATCTGCTATAAAGATCCGGTGTTGGAAGATCGCCAATGGAGTGCTTACATTGATCGATCTCCAGGGCAGGATAGTTACTCTTTG GAGTGCTTCAATGCTTGTGTTTCTGGTTGTGGATTCAGG TTTGACATCCCAGCGGAGAAGGTCGAAGAGATCAAGCCAAATAGGCCGTCCAAGCCGCCACCTCCTGAAGTGAAACGGACTACGAATCCAGATTCCACCGTGAGCCGTGAAGACGTGCCCTGCACATCAGCTTAG
- the LOC133889457 gene encoding uncharacterized protein LOC133889457, which produces MEPVIPDLNEPLPIYTDEAVNGETQSSNNGRRNFLNDDMRRSIYSMLLERTSPGKLKNGVAKSVAADSGVPLRVVQRIWTSGKHGGGIHGVANKKTGNCGRKRIQIDPQRIRDVPLQDRTTLRDLARALHVDPTTLCNRLKSGEIVRQTNDIKFSLTEENKKARLRFCISMLGRDNRQDDPMFSGLYNMVYIDEKWFYMTKKNQNYYLAQGEDKPLRTVKNKNFIEKVMFLAAIARPRFDEEGNETFSGKIGIFPFTYTEPARRSSVNRPAGTMITKPMTSVTKETSRSYLVNKVLPAIKQKWPTEDFGHPIFIQQDNARTHIDPNDEEFCRVAKEDGFDIRLMCQPPNSPDLNVLDLGFFAALQSKHHKESPKSVEQLVSAVVKAYEEYPTDNSNRVFLTQQSCMREIIRVKGSQKYDIPHMGKLMLERNGELPSRLKCDLQIVQEAEDYLN; this is translated from the exons ATGGAGCCAGTTATTCCAGATCTCAATGAACCATTGCCAATTTATACAG ATGAAGCTGTGAATGGTGAAACGCAGTCCTCAAACAACGGGAGAAGGAACTTTCTAAATGATGATATGCGTAGGTCCATCTACTCCATGCTTTTAGAGAGGACCTCTCCAGGTAAACTGAAAAATGGAGTGGCAAAATCCGTAGCTGCAGATTCGGGCGTTCCATTGAGAGTTGTTCAGCGTATATGGACGTCAGGGAAACACGGAGGCGGAATTCATGGAGTAGCTAACAAGAAGACCGGCAATTGTGGCCGTAAAAGGATTCAGATTGACCCTCAGCGAATCCGTGATGTGCCGCTTCAGGACCGCACAACTCTACGTGATTTAGCTCGTGCTTTGCATGTCGACCCTACTACATTGTGTAATCGTCTCAAGTCTGGTGAAATAGTACGGCAAACAAATGACATAAAGTTCTCCTTAactgaagaaaacaagaaagcTCGATTGCGCTTTTGCATCTCAATGCTTGGCAGGGACAACAGGCAAGATGATCCAATGTTTAGTGGGTTGTACAACATGGTTTATATAGATGAGAAGTGGTTCTATATGACGAAGAAGAATCAGAATTATTATCTGGCGCAGGGTGAAGATAAACCATTACGCACTGTCAAGAATAAAAATTTCATCGAGAAGGTGATGTTTCTTGCTGCTATAGCCAGGCCAAGGTTTGATGAAGAAGGTAACGAAACTTTCTCTGGAAAAATCGGTATATTTCCTTTTACATATACAGAGCCAGCTCGTCGGAGTAGTGTAAATAGACCTGCAGGTACCATGATCACTAAACCAATGACATCAGTAACGAAAGAAACCAGCAGGTCCTATCTTGTTAACAAAGTTTTGCCTGCCATCAAGCAAAAATGGCCAACAGAGGACTTTGGACATCCTATCTTTATCCAGCAGGATAATGCAAGAACACATATTGATCCTAATGATGAAGAGTTTTGTCGAGTAGCAAAAGAAGATGGATTTGACATTCGTTTGATGTGCCAGCCTCCGAATTCCCCTGATCTAAATGTCTTAGATCTTGGTTTTTTTGCTGCTCTTCAGTCCAAACATCACAAAGAATCACCCAAGTCTGTTGAACAGCTTGTCAGCGCGGTAGTGAAAGCATATGAAGAATATCCAACTGACAATTCCAACCGTGTGTTTCTCACTCAACAGTCCTGCATGAGGGAGATTATAAGAGTAAAGGGCAGCCAGAAGTACGACATTCCACACATGGGCAAGCTGATGTTGGAGAGGAATGGTGAGCTTCCAAGTAGACTGAAATGTGATCTTCAGATTGTGCAGGAAGCCGAGGACTACCTGAACTAG
- the LOC133889458 gene encoding uncharacterized protein LOC133889458, whose amino-acid sequence MAATANLALLLPLTLASRVSFHTRLRLLHNAHPPPQRLIAVAVASTSSSQTLPSPTAYETLEARNLRLDTEASLEWGAVCARLADFAATSTGRAACGEGRVPVGRSRNESERLIDQTAASVLLSSPLDFGGVEDVSAVVAAAAGGRVLAVREICGVGRSVRAARGVFDQLQRLAEEMPDGR is encoded by the coding sequence ATGGCCGCCACCGCGAACCTTGCCCTTCTCCTCCCATTGACTCTTGCCTCTAGAGTTTCCTTCCAcacccgcctccgcctcctacACAACGCACACCCTCCGCCGCAACGCCTCATAGcggtcgccgtcgcctccacctcctcttccCAAACTCTACCATCGCCTACCGCGTATGAAACACTGGAGGCTAGGAATCTGCGTCTGGATACGGAGGCCTCCCTGGAATGGGGCGCCGTCTGCGCGCGTCTGGCCGACTTCGCCGCCACTTCCACCGGCCGCGCCGCGTGCGGGGAAGGCCGGGTCCCCGTCGGGCGGAGCCGGAATGAGAGCGAGCGGCTGATCGATCAGACGGCGGCGTCGGTTCTGCTGTCGTCGCCGCTGGATTTCGGCGGCGTGGAGGACGTGTCCGCGGTCGTCGCCGCGGCGGCCGGGGGGCGGGTGCTAGCGGTGAGGGAGATTTGTGGAGTCGGGCGCAGCGTCCGGGCCGCGCGCGGGGTGTTCGATCAGTTGCAGAGACTCGCCGAGGAAATGCCAGATGGGAGGTAA